ACCACTCCTCAGAAAGTCCAGTCGCTTCAGTACCTACTACAATTGCAGAGGGTGTTTTGAAGCTCGTGTTAGTATATACTTTTGAAGCGGTTAATGCGGCACAGAAAATATTTATATTGTTTTCTTTTAAAAACGCAATAATTTCTGTTGTGTTGCCTGTAGCTATAGGATTTGTAAATACACAACCTACACTGGAACGAATAATATTAGGATTGTATAAATCGGTTTTAGGGTTTGCGATAATCACAGCGTCTAAATTAGCGGCATCTGCGGTTCTTAATAAGGCCCCAATATTCCCTGGTTTTTCAGGTGCTTCCGCAACTAAAACTAAAGGATTTTTATTTTTAAATTTTAATTCACTTAAAATGTGTGTCTTTGCTTTTGCAATAGCTAAAATGCCTTCTGTGGTTTCGCGATAAGCAATTTTTTGGTACACTTCTTTAGATACACTAATTAACACTGGTTGGTATGCTAAAGTTGCAGTTAATTCCTCTATTTTAGATTCAGGGAATAAACCTTCAGCATAAAAAACAGTCTCAATAGTATAAAAACCTTTAAGTGCTAATTCAAACTCACGAATACCTTCAAGAATAAAATTTCCTGTTTTTTTACGCTCTCTTGATTTGTCTTTTAAAACAAGAACATTTTTAATGAGTGTATTTTGAAGGCTGCTAATATGTTTGGTTGAATTCATTGCTGCAAAAATAAACTAATCTTAATATACCGTCCTTACAATGTATTAAGTTAATTTGCGATAAATTAATGCAATTATTTTCTGTAACTCTTGTAATGAAAATATATTTTTACCGACTCAGCATTTCAACCCATAAAATACATTATATGCGCTTAGTACTTATTTCGTTAGTTGTAGCTCTCTTTTTATCGTGTAAAGACACTAAAAAGAACGAGCAGATTTCTGAACCCGTAAAAGAAACAACAGAAGAAGTTTCAACAACAGAAAGTAAGGTGGAGTATCCAGAAGACTTCATGAAAGTTTTGGAAGTGCATGGTGGTATTGCTGCATGGAGAGCTCAAAAGACCTTGACTTTTGTTAAGCCAAATGATGAAGGATTTGAACATTATACTATCGATTTACATACCAGAAATGAAAAAGTAGTTTCAGAGGAAGTAGAAAGAGGTAATGAAGGGGATAAAACTTGGGTATTAGATCCTGAAAATAATTTTAAAGGTGATGCTGTTTTTTATAAAAATTTATATTTTTATTTCTATGCAATGCCTTTTGTATTGGCAGATAAAGGGGTTAATTATTCTGAGACAGAAGCATTGGAAGTAGACGGTGTATCTTATCCTGGTATAAAAGTTAGCTTTGATCAAGGTGTAGGTACTTCTCCAAAAGATAACTATTATGTACATTATGATTCTAAAACAAATCAAATGGCTTGGTTGGGGTATACGGTAACCTATAGAACAGGAGAGAAATCTGATAAAATTAGTTGGATTAATTATAATGATTGGACCGAGGTTTCTGGATTAAAACTGCCGAAATCCATTTCTTGGCATAAGGCTGAGGGTAATAAGATATTGGGGGTTGCCAAAACTGTTAATTTTGAAAAAGCAACACTTTCGGACAAGTCAATGGAAAAAGGCTATTATGCTAAGCCAGAATCGGCTACGTATGTTACCCGTAAGTAATCTCAAAAATATAATCCCTTAGGATTTTTATTGCCGGTGATTATCCGTAACTTTCTGCCTTAATAGCTATAGAATGAAAGTTTTATTATTCGGGATTGCCAAAGATATTATTGGAGCTTCGGAATATGAAGTTCCAACACAACCAAAACCCCCTTCAACCGTAAAAGAGTTAAAGGATGTTTTGGTTGTTTTGTTTCCGGAATTTAGCAAATTGTCCTCTTTTGCGATAGCTGTTAATAGTGAGTATGCGGGCGAGGAGGTATTTTTGCATTTAAATGATGAAATAGCAATAATTCCGCCTGTTAGTGGCGGATAGGAACAAGAGATTTGTAGAAAATGCAGCTAATACGGATGCTACAGAAGTTTGTAAGAACGACAATCACAAGCGTAGTAGTGTATTACTTTATCGCTCTATGAATAAAAAACGGTTTCTAAAATTAAAAATAAAGTTTGTAGTAATAAGTCTGTATAATAAAGGCTAAGACACTCCTAAAGTATGTTGGTAGACAATCATAATAGAACTATTAATTACCTGCGTTTGGCGGTTACAGATCGTTGTAATTTGCGGTGTAATTACTGTATGCCGTCTGAAGGAATAGACTTTGCAGAAAACGATAAACTTTTTACGATCGATGAACTGATTCGATTAAGTCAGATTCTGATTACACAGGGGATTACTAAAATTAGAATTACAGGAGGAGAACCTTTTGTCCGCAAAGACTTAATGGTTTTACTACGTGAACTTTCTAAAATTGATGCGCTAGAAGATATTTCAATCACCACGAACGCTACCGTAATTGGTCCCTATATTTCAGAATTGAAAGCACTGGGTATTAAAAACATCAATGTAAGTTTAGATGCGATTACGAAAGATGTTTTTGAGAAAATTACTAGACGCAAGCAATACGACATTGTATATGAAAATATTATTCGTTTAATTACAGAAGGTTTTAATGTTCGTATTAATTGTATCGCTTTAGAAGGGCAGAATATAAATGAAATTGTCCCGATGCTAGATTTGGCAAAGCACCACAATGTTTGTATTCGTTATTTAGAAGAAATGCCATTTAATGGGGGATCCAAAAAGTTTACGGCCATTGCTTGGGACTATAAGCGAATTTTAGCACACATAGCAGAAACTTACCCCGATTATTATCAATTAGAATCGCCAAAAACATCCACATCTATTAACTATAAAATTCCTGGGTTTATCGGTACTTTCGGTGTGATTCCTTCGTTTACAAGAACATTTTGTGGATCGTGTAACCGATTGAGGATTTCTGCAACAGGTGATGTAATTACTTGTCTGTATGCCAAAGCTAGTACTAATTTAATTACAGCGTTACGGGGTGAAAATTCAGAAGAAACAGTAAAAGAAAATATTTTAAAAGCAGTAGGCAATAGAGCTAAAACTGGTTTTGAGGCACAAGAGAATTATAAAGGAGTTTTTTCAAACTCTATGACTTCAATAGGAGGATAATGGAAAATAAATTATCACATATAGATGATTCGGGAAATGCGACCATGGTTGATGTTTCTCAAAAAGAAATTTCAACACGTGTAGCAATAGCAACCGGTCGAGTGATTTTTCCAAAAGAAGTGTTTACGACACTTTCTGCACAAGATTTTTTAGGAAAAAAAGGCAGTATTATTCAGACTGCAGTGATTGCCGGAATTCAAGCCGTGAAAAGAACTGCAGATTTAATTCCGCTTTGCCATCAATTGGCATTATCAAAAATTGCAATTGATATTCAGCCAGTGGGTACTAGTTTGCAAATTTCTTGTACTGTAAAATGTAACGAACGTACAGGAGTAGAGATGGAGGCATTAACTGGGGTTACAATTAGTGCTTTAACTATTTATGATATGTGTAAAGCTTTGTCTCAGGACATTACCATTACTGATGTGCAATTAGCTAAAAAAACAGGAGGTAAAAATGACTTCAATAGATAAACTTTACGGATTAGTACTCTCTGGCGGTAAAAGTACCCGAATGGGAAAAGATAAGGGGTTGATAGCGTACCACGGAATTCCGCAGCGCGATTATATTTATAAGCTACTGGAAGAAGTTTGTGACCAAACATTCCTAAGTATCCGAAATGATCAGGTTGATGCAATTTCTAAAGAGTTTCAGGTTATTACGGATGATGATACGTTTAGAGGTCCGTATAATGGAATCTTATCAGCTCATAATAAATATCCGAATGTAGCTTGGCTAGTTCTTGCTTGTGATTTGCCGTTGATTGATGTTCCGTCCTTGAAAGAATTAATAAATGCCAGAGATACGACTAAGTTGGCAACTTCATTTGCTTTAAAGGAAAATCCACTTCCAGAACCTTTGTGTGCAATTTGGGAAGCAGCAGGATTAAAAGCTTCTGTAATATATATGAATACACAACAAGGCAGTTGTCCGCGGAAATTTCTGATACATAATGATGTTGCACTCGTTTTTCCTTCAAATGAACAAGTATTGCTTAATGCTAATTCTATAACGGAATACGAAGAAGCACTGAAAATAGTAGCACAATAATGAATCTAGAACGCTATTCACGACAAACACAATTAAAAGAATTTGGTTTAGAAGCACAAGAAAAGCTATCTGTAGCCAAAATTTTAGTGATTGGTGCTGGTGGTTTGGGAGTTCCTGCATTAACGTATTTAAATGCTATGGGCGTAGGTACACTCGGTATTGTAGATAATGATGTGGTTAGTTTGTCTAATTTACACCGCCAAGTAAGTTATTATGAAAGTGAAGTAGGGGAGCCTAAAGTAACTTCATTAATAAAAAAATTAAAAGTCCAAAATTCTGATACAAAGCTTGTAGCACATCATACTTTTCTAACGACAGAAAATGCTTTAGAGCTTATCGCTCAATATGACTTAGTGCTAGATGCCTCTGATAATTTTCCAACACGCTATTTGGTAAATGATGCTTGTGTTATTTTAAAACGACCTTTTGTATATGGAGCTTTGCATAGTTTTGAAGGTCAAGTAAGTGTTTTTAATTATCAAAACGGACCCACATATCGGTGTATTTTTCCAACAATGCCAAATCCTGCCGAAATTCCGAATTGCGATGAGAATGGAGTATTAGGGGTTGTACCTGGTATCATAGGAAGTTTACAAGCACTAGAAGCCGTGAAGGTTATTACAGGAATAGGAGAGGTGTTATCAGGAAAGTTTTTGTTGTTTGATGGTCTGTCTCAGAATTACCAAAAAATAAATTTTAAAAAAGTAGCTGGTAATATTACTATAACAGCACTAAAAGATAGCTATGAATTTAATTGTGCGGTGCCACAAGCATCGGTTTCTGCGCAACAGTTTGCCGAACTATTACAATCTGAAAAAATACAATTGTTAGACGTGCGTACAACAGAAGAATATCATCATTATCACATAGCTGATTCCATACATATTCCTTTGTCCGATTTAGAAAGTAACCTTGAAAAAATCGATTATTCAAAAACGATTTATGTTATTTGTCAATCAGGTATCCGAAGTCAGAAAGCCATACATTTAATTACAGCAATTAAACCAGAAGTAAGGCTAGTAAATATAGAAGGCGGTATTAATAAACTGAAAAGTTATGCTCTTAGATAGTACTCCTCTAATACTTCTTTGTTTAGGGTTTTTTATTGTTGCCACGCTATATTCTTCGGTTGGTTTTGGGGGCGGTTCTAGTTATTTGGCTTTATTAACGTTATTCTTACCTAGTTTTTTTGCCATACGTTCTATTGCGCTTATTTGCAATTTGGTGGTGGTAAGCGGGAGTACTTATTTGTATTTTAAGCACGGCCATGCAAAAATCAAAGAATTTATTCCCTTTGTAATAGCGAGTATTCCCTTAGCATTTATTGGAGCATCATTTAAATTGAATGAGCGCGTTTTTTTTATTGTCCTAGGGGTGTCTTTAGTGCTTTCTGCTCTAGCTTTGGCGGGTCAAACATTTACTAAAAAGAAAGAAGCGAAGGAGGTAAAGGAATACCCTAAATATTTTAGTTATGTCATGGGAGGAACTATCGGTTTTCTTTCTGGTCTGGTAGGGATTGGAGGAGGTATTTTTTTAGCTCCCGTCTTAAATCATTTTAAATGGAACTCTGCATTGAAAATTGCAGCTTTGGCTAGTTTTTTTATTTTAGTAAATTCCTTTTCAGGATTATTAGGACTATTAAATAGTGGAACGATTGCTTTGCCTTGGAAAGAAACTTTACTATTAGCAATAGCTGTTTTTTTAGGAGGGCAATTGGGAATACGATTAAGTTTAAAGAAATTAACGCCCAATAATATAAAACGCTTGACGTCTTTATTGGTTTTTATAGTTGGAATACGAGTATTACTCAAAAATGGATTAGAAGTATTATGATTACATATGAAGAGGCATTTAGGCGTGTAATGTTGTACACGAAAGATTTTGGAACAGTATCCGTACCACTTATGGAAAGTGTAAATTGTGTATTAGCAGAAACTATTTATGCTGATAGAGATTTCCCTCCTTTTAATAGGTCTACTAAAGATGGTATAGCGCTTCAGTTTAGCGCGTTTGAAGCTAATGAACAGCGCTTTAAAATAGCAGGTGTTATTAGTGCAGGTTTACCGCAGCAACAGCTAATACATGCTACCTCTTGTTTAGAGATTATGACCGGGGCAGTAGTGCCTGTTAACGCAGATACTGTTGTTATGTATGAAGATATTGATATTAAGGATGGCTTTGCAACCCTACATACAGCGCCTAGAGAAGGTCAGAATATACATGTTCAAGGGAGTGATAAAAAAGCAGGTACGGTTTTATTAGAAAAAGGGATTAGAATAGCTGCATCTGAGATTGGTATTTTAGCATCTGTAGGTAAAACGAGCGTTGTGATCAGAAAAACACCTACTGTTTGTGTAATTTCTACAGGTGATGAGTTAGTGCCCGTTGCACAAACACCTAAGCCTCATCAAATACGTACATCAAATGTATTGTCTTTACAAGCGGCTTTAATTAAAGAAAATATTGTTGCAACACATTTACATTTGCAAGATGATAAACCGGTCATAGAAGAAGCTATTTTAAAAACACTTCAAGATTATGATGTGCTTTTATTAAGTGGGGGCGTTTCTAAAGGGAAATTTGATTTTATCCCTGAAGTTATGGATGAATTAGGCGTAGAAAAAGTTTTTCATAAAGTATTGCAACGACCAGGTAGGCCTTTTTGGTTTGGCGTTCATGAGGAATATGAAACAATCGTATTTTCTTTTCCAGGAAACCCGGTGTCTACGTTCTCTAATTATTACGTGTATTTTTCACCTTGGTTGAAAAATTCTATGGGTTTAGGAGTTAGAGATCGTTTTGTGATTTTAAATAATGATGTAGAAATACATCCGGTATTAACGCTCTATATTCCTGTAATCCTAGAATGGGAGGGCGCAACATTAATTGCAAGAACTATTGAAAATAATGGCTCAGGAGATTTAACTTCTTTGGCAGAAACAGACGGATTTGCATGTTTACCTCCGGGAGATACTAGTTATAAAAAAGGTGATCAAGTGCATTTTATACCTTCAAAATAATATAAAAAAAGCGTCTGAATTTCTTCAGACGCTTTTTTTATAAGGTGAAATCTAAGCTATTTTTTACCTTCATATTTCCTCATGTAACGTTTCCATAGTTCTGTTTGGTGCGTTTCTAGGGATAAATCGCGTCCGTCAATATATGCGTGAGTTAATTGATTACTTCGTGTATCTAGTGCATCCCCTTCAGAGATAAAAAGCGTAGCACTTTTGCCTACTTCTAAGGTCCCATAGTCTGCATCAATACCTAATATTTTAGCAGTGTTTCCTGTGATTAATTGCAAAGCAGCTTCTTTGTCTAAACCTTGACCTACGGTTTGCCCAGCATAAAAAGGTAAGTTTCTGGTTTGAAAATTAGCAGCAGATGCGTTTTGAATCCCTACTAATACTCCAGCGTCAAATAAGAGTTTTGGATTCTTATAAGGTAAATCATAGTCATCATCTTCGAAATTTGGATTGTTGTGGGTAAAATTGATTAACACCGCAATGTTGTTTTCTTTTAGAAAATCGGTGATTTTATAAGCTCGGTATCCGCCCACGATTACAATTTCTTTTACACCATTGGCTTTTGCTAATGTTACAGCATCAATAATTTCTTTCTCGCCGTCGGTATAGATATATAGTTTCTGATTGCCATCAAATAACCCGCTCATTGCTTTATAAGCTAGATTCATTTCAGGGGCAGCAGCTTTACCATAAGCCATAGCATTTTTAAAGAACGTAGTAATCTCATCTAGTTCTTCAGTATATTTCTCATTGGGCTTAAAACCACGTTCTTCACCCATCCACCAGCGACCTTGCTTAAAAGAGTTTGGCCAGTTC
This genomic stretch from Cellulophaga algicola DSM 14237 harbors:
- the moaC gene encoding cyclic pyranopterin monophosphate synthase MoaC; this encodes MENKLSHIDDSGNATMVDVSQKEISTRVAIATGRVIFPKEVFTTLSAQDFLGKKGSIIQTAVIAGIQAVKRTADLIPLCHQLALSKIAIDIQPVGTSLQISCTVKCNERTGVEMEALTGVTISALTIYDMCKALSQDITITDVQLAKKTGGKNDFNR
- a CDS encoding TrmH family RNA methyltransferase; translated protein: MNSTKHISSLQNTLIKNVLVLKDKSRERKKTGNFILEGIREFELALKGFYTIETVFYAEGLFPESKIEELTATLAYQPVLISVSKEVYQKIAYRETTEGILAIAKAKTHILSELKFKNKNPLVLVAEAPEKPGNIGALLRTADAANLDAVIIANPKTDLYNPNIIRSSVGCVFTNPIATGNTTEIIAFLKENNINIFCAALTASKVYTNTSFKTPSAIVVGTEATGLSEEWLENATQNIIIPMEGEIDSMNVSVSAAILIFEAKRQRSL
- the mobA gene encoding molybdenum cofactor guanylyltransferase, with translation MTSIDKLYGLVLSGGKSTRMGKDKGLIAYHGIPQRDYIYKLLEEVCDQTFLSIRNDQVDAISKEFQVITDDDTFRGPYNGILSAHNKYPNVAWLVLACDLPLIDVPSLKELINARDTTKLATSFALKENPLPEPLCAIWEAAGLKASVIYMNTQQGSCPRKFLIHNDVALVFPSNEQVLLNANSITEYEEALKIVAQ
- the moeB gene encoding HesA/MoeB/ThiF family protein, yielding MNLERYSRQTQLKEFGLEAQEKLSVAKILVIGAGGLGVPALTYLNAMGVGTLGIVDNDVVSLSNLHRQVSYYESEVGEPKVTSLIKKLKVQNSDTKLVAHHTFLTTENALELIAQYDLVLDASDNFPTRYLVNDACVILKRPFVYGALHSFEGQVSVFNYQNGPTYRCIFPTMPNPAEIPNCDENGVLGVVPGIIGSLQALEAVKVITGIGEVLSGKFLLFDGLSQNYQKINFKKVAGNITITALKDSYEFNCAVPQASVSAQQFAELLQSEKIQLLDVRTTEEYHHYHIADSIHIPLSDLESNLEKIDYSKTIYVICQSGIRSQKAIHLITAIKPEVRLVNIEGGINKLKSYALR
- a CDS encoding MoaD/ThiS family protein, with the translated sequence MKVLLFGIAKDIIGASEYEVPTQPKPPSTVKELKDVLVVLFPEFSKLSSFAIAVNSEYAGEEVFLHLNDEIAIIPPVSGG
- a CDS encoding DUF6503 family protein, yielding MRLVLISLVVALFLSCKDTKKNEQISEPVKETTEEVSTTESKVEYPEDFMKVLEVHGGIAAWRAQKTLTFVKPNDEGFEHYTIDLHTRNEKVVSEEVERGNEGDKTWVLDPENNFKGDAVFYKNLYFYFYAMPFVLADKGVNYSETEALEVDGVSYPGIKVSFDQGVGTSPKDNYYVHYDSKTNQMAWLGYTVTYRTGEKSDKISWINYNDWTEVSGLKLPKSISWHKAEGNKILGVAKTVNFEKATLSDKSMEKGYYAKPESATYVTRK
- a CDS encoding molybdopterin molybdotransferase MoeA; this translates as MITYEEAFRRVMLYTKDFGTVSVPLMESVNCVLAETIYADRDFPPFNRSTKDGIALQFSAFEANEQRFKIAGVISAGLPQQQLIHATSCLEIMTGAVVPVNADTVVMYEDIDIKDGFATLHTAPREGQNIHVQGSDKKAGTVLLEKGIRIAASEIGILASVGKTSVVIRKTPTVCVISTGDELVPVAQTPKPHQIRTSNVLSLQAALIKENIVATHLHLQDDKPVIEEAILKTLQDYDVLLLSGGVSKGKFDFIPEVMDELGVEKVFHKVLQRPGRPFWFGVHEEYETIVFSFPGNPVSTFSNYYVYFSPWLKNSMGLGVRDRFVILNNDVEIHPVLTLYIPVILEWEGATLIARTIENNGSGDLTSLAETDGFACLPPGDTSYKKGDQVHFIPSK
- a CDS encoding amidohydrolase family protein, with the translated sequence MKKITYILVLLCATSFSFAQQTPAPAQTEAITIEGATAHLGNGKVIENSLLMFEAGKITFVGDAKMRIARKGTIINATGKHVYPGFIAPAKSLGLVEVDAVRASDDQDEIGDMIPHIRSLIAYNAESKVVESMRPNGVLLGQIAPQGGRISGTSSIVQFDAWNWEDAAVKVDDGIHMNWPNSFKQGRWWMGEERGFKPNEKYTEELDEITTFFKNAMAYGKAAAPEMNLAYKAMSGLFDGNQKLYIYTDGEKEIIDAVTLAKANGVKEIVIVGGYRAYKITDFLKENNIAVLINFTHNNPNFEDDDYDLPYKNPKLLFDAGVLVGIQNASAANFQTRNLPFYAGQTVGQGLDKEAALQLITGNTAKILGIDADYGTLEVGKSATLFISEGDALDTRSNQLTHAYIDGRDLSLETHQTELWKRYMRKYEGKK
- a CDS encoding sulfite exporter TauE/SafE family protein, which produces MLLDSTPLILLCLGFFIVATLYSSVGFGGGSSYLALLTLFLPSFFAIRSIALICNLVVVSGSTYLYFKHGHAKIKEFIPFVIASIPLAFIGASFKLNERVFFIVLGVSLVLSALALAGQTFTKKKEAKEVKEYPKYFSYVMGGTIGFLSGLVGIGGGIFLAPVLNHFKWNSALKIAALASFFILVNSFSGLLGLLNSGTIALPWKETLLLAIAVFLGGQLGIRLSLKKLTPNNIKRLTSLLVFIVGIRVLLKNGLEVL
- the moaA gene encoding GTP 3',8-cyclase MoaA, producing MLVDNHNRTINYLRLAVTDRCNLRCNYCMPSEGIDFAENDKLFTIDELIRLSQILITQGITKIRITGGEPFVRKDLMVLLRELSKIDALEDISITTNATVIGPYISELKALGIKNINVSLDAITKDVFEKITRRKQYDIVYENIIRLITEGFNVRINCIALEGQNINEIVPMLDLAKHHNVCIRYLEEMPFNGGSKKFTAIAWDYKRILAHIAETYPDYYQLESPKTSTSINYKIPGFIGTFGVIPSFTRTFCGSCNRLRISATGDVITCLYAKASTNLITALRGENSEETVKENILKAVGNRAKTGFEAQENYKGVFSNSMTSIGG